GCCGTGCTGGCGGTGCCCGCCGGCTGGCCGTCCCCCTGGCCGGTCGCGGTCGCTCTCGACCTCGCCGGCGCGGCGGCGCTGCTGCTGCTCACGGTCGCCCGACGCACCCGCGGGGCCACCCGGGCGACCGTCGTGGGGGTGGCGGCGGCGCTCCTGGCCGGGCACGGGACGCTCGTGGCGATGGCCGCGCCGGTCGGGGCGTTGGCCGCGCTCGGGGCGGTCGCGTTGCTCGGCGTGGCGACGGCCGCGCTCGGCCGGCGGGCGGAGCCGGTCGTGCCCCGCACGGTGACCGGCCCGGCCCTCGCCGTGGCGCTGCTCGCGGTGCCCGCCGCGGTCCCCGTCGCGCTGCTCGCCGCGGGCCTGCCCGCCTGGTGGCAGTCGCGGGCCGCGCTGGCCGCCGCCGGGGTGCTGGTCGCGGCGCTGCTCGCGGTCCGCCGTCACTGGCCCGACCTCAGCGGGTACGCCTCGACGGCGCTGGCTGTCGCGCTCACGCTGACCGGTGTCGCGCCGGTGCTGGTGCCGGCCGCCGAGCCGCTGGCGCTGTACGCCGCACTGGCGACCCTGCCGCTGGCGGTCGGTCTGTCGTCGCGCGCCGGAGCCCCGTTCGGTCGGCCTGCCGCCCTGCCGAGCGCCGAGGCCACCGAGTCGGGCGCCGGGGCCGGGCCGCCGTATCCGGGTCGGGACGCGATCCCGGCCGACGTGGTGCTGCGGGTGGCCGGGGTGTTGTTGCTGCTGGTGAGCGGGTTGGCGGCGCTGCCCGCGCTGCTGTCGGCGCTGGCCGCCCCGTACGGGCGGGCGGTTCCGGTCTGGTCCGGCGTGCCGGCGGCGGACCCGGTGCCGGCGACCCTCCCGGCCGGCCTGGCCCTGGTCGTGTCGGCGATCGCCGTCGCGGTGGCCGCCCGGGCCGTCCGGGCGACCCGCGCGGCCACGCTGCTCGCCGCGCTGCCGTTCGCCGCCGCCGCGCCTCCGGTGCTGCTCGTCGCGGGCGGTGCTCCCTGGCCGGTGACGCCGGCGGTCACCCTGCTCACCGGGGTGGCGACCCTGCTGGCCGTGGCCCTGGTCGCACCGCGTCCGCTGGCCGTTCCGGTCGGCGTGCCGGTCGGGCTGCCGCTGGTGGCCGCCGGGCTGGCCGGGCTCGTCGCCACCCGTGCGGGCACCCTCGCCGGGCTGGGCCTGCTGCTGGTCGCCGCCACCGTGGCCGGCGCGGCGGGCCGGCATCCCGCCGCGCGGATCGCCGGCTGCCTCTCGGCCGTGGCGGCGGGCGTCGCCTTCGCGATCACCGCGCCGCTGGCCGGCGGGCTGCCCCTGCGCGACGCGGCGTTCGCCGTGCTCGCCGTCGCGGCGCTGACCCTGGCCGCCGCCACATCGCCGCTGGGGGACCGCCGCGCCGTGGTCAGGCCGGTGCTCGACGCCGCCGCCCAGGCGGTGGCACTGGTCGCGCTGCTGCTCACCCTCGGCGCGCCGCGGCACGCGGCGGCGGTCTCCGCCCTGTGGGGCGCCGCGGTCGGCCTGCGGATCCTGCGGCGGGGCGAACCCGTCCACCGGCGGTGGGTCCTCGCCGGCATCGCGGGCGCCGGTGAGCTGCTCGGCGTCTGGTTGCTGCTGGCCGACGGCGGTGTGGTGCTGCTGGAGGCGTACACCCTGCCGGCCGCCGCGCTCGCCCTCGCCGCCGGCCTGGTGGCGCTGCGGACCCGGCCGGGGCTGACCAGTTGGCTCGCGCTCGGCCCGGGGCTTGGCGCCGCCCTGCTGCCCAGCCTGGCGTCGGTCCTGGCCGCGCCGGATCCGCAGCCCTGGCGGCGCCTGCTGGTCGGCGTCGCCGCGCTCGCTGCGGTGTGGGGCGGCGCCACCCGCCGCTGGCAGGCACCGGTGCTGCTCGGCGGGGCCACCCTGACCCTGCTCGCCCTGCACGAACTGGCCCGCGGCTGGGACCTGCTGCCCCGGTGGATCTTCCTGGCCGCCGGCGGTCTCGCGCTCATCGGGTTGGCCGCGACGTACGAGCGCCGGCGGCGGGACCTGCACCGGCTCCGGGCCGCGGTCGGCCGGATGGGCTGACGGTAGGGCAACCCCTACCCCGGATCCGGGGGTTGTCAGGGTTACTCAGCGCAACCTTTCTCCGGAGACTTGACGGTGGGGGTCGAGCCGCACGACGGCCGGCCGGACGTCGAGGAACGGGAGTCGCGATGGTGCTCGCAGCGGTGGCGGATCCGCCGGTACGACGAGGGAGTGACTACGCACAGTTGTCCCGGCGCATCAGCCAGGCGGGCCTGCTGGAGCGGCGCCCCGGCTGGTACGCGGTGCGGATCGCGCTCACCCTGGGCGCCTTCGCGGCCGGTTGGGTCGCCGTGGTGCTGGTGGGGGAGTCGTGGTGGCAGCCGCTGCTCGCGGTCGGGCTGGCCGTGGCGACCACGCAGGTGGCGTTCCTCGGCCACGACGCCGGGCACCGGCAGATGTTCCGCCGCAGGGGTCCGAGCGAGGTCGTCGGCCTGCTCGCCGGCAACCTCGCGGTCGGCCTCAGCTACGGCTGGTGGGTCGACAAGCACAACCGGCACCATGCCAACCCGAACCACGAGGACGAGGACCCCGACGTGGGGGCCGGCGCACTCGTCTGGACGCACGAGCAGGCGCTGGAGACCCGGGGCTTCGGCCGCTGGCTGGCCCGGCGGCAGGCGTACCTGTTCTTCCCCATGCTGCTGCTGGAGGGCCTCAACCTGCACGTGGCCAGCATCCGGGCGGTCGTCGAGCGGGAGCCGGGCGGGGCGTACCGGACGCCGATGCGGCACCGGGGGGCCGAGGCGCTGCTGCTCGCCGTGCACACGGCCGGCTACCTCGGCGTGCTGCTGCTCGTGATGTCCCCGGTGCAGGCGCTGGTGTTCGTCGCAGTCCACCAGGGACTGTGGGGGCTCTACATGGGCTGCGCGTTCGCGCCCAACCACAAGGGCATGCCGATGCCGACCGCCGAGGACGACTTCGACTTCCTGCGCAAGCAGGTGTTGACCTCCCGCAACGTGCGGGGCGGCCGGTTCGTCGACGTGGCGCTCGGCGCGCTGAACTACCAGATCGAGCACCACCTGTTCCCGAACATGCCGCGCGCCAACCTGCGCCGCGCCCAGCCGCTCGTCCGGGCCTACTGCGCCGAGCAGGGCATCCCGTACGCGGAGACCGGGCTGGTCGAGTCGTACCGCCAGGCGCTCGCCCACCTGCACGAGGTGGGTCGCCCGCTGCGGGGCTGACCACGACGACGAGGGGCGGCGCCGACCGGCGCCGCCCCTCGGTGTTCGGGCGTACGGATCAGGCGCCGCCGAACGCCTTGATCAGCTCCGGCGGGGCCTCCTGGGTGTCGGCCGCCGAGGGCTTGTTGACCTTGACCTCGGTGCCGAAGTCCGAGTAGCTGGTGGTCATGGTGCCGAGCGACTCGTGCAGCACGCTGGTGTCGACGGCGATCTTGGTGAGCCGGCCCTCGGCGTCCACGGTGGCGGTGAAGGGCACCTCCTTCGCCTTGGCGCCGAGCGCGGCGATGTCCTTGTCGTCGGGGTTGCTCCGCGTGTAGTCCATGGTCCCGGTGAAGGAGCCGGCGCTGGTCTCCTCGACCTTGACCACGCTCTTGACGAGCTTGTTGACGCCGCCCGGGTCGCCCTCCGGCATCAGGTTGAGCTGGCCGCTAGCGCCGAGCTTGGTGCTGTCCATGTGCAGCCACTTCTCGGGCAGGCCGGTCATCCCGGTCACCTTCATGTACGCGTCGTCGCCGAGCATCAGCATCCGGAACGTGCCCTGCGACCCGAGGTCCATGGTCATGTCCCCGGTCTTGTTGGCCGGGTCCATCACACCGCCGCCGCTCAGCACCGACGACTCGATCTTGATACGCATGCTCTGCTGGTTGAGCTTCTGGGCGGCGGCGGAGAGTTTGCCGAGCGCGTCCGCCGGGACACTGCTGGCCGGCGCCGCGCTCGTGCCGCCGTCGGCGGCGGGACTGTCGGTCTGCTTGCCGCAGCCGGTCAGACCGAGCCCGAGCACTGCGACGAGTGCGACCCCCGTGGTCGCCAGCCGTCGAGTTTTCATCGTGGACAACTCCTCGTGAAGGTGGGGCCGGGACGACAACTGTCGATCCCGACCGGGCCGCTGGCCAGCCTAACCAGACCGGTCCACCGGCGCGCGTCGATACCCCGGCCCGGCGCGGCGCGGGCCGGACCCACCCGCACCGGTAGGGTCTGGGCATGGCAGACGTGCTCACCGCGGAGGCGGTGGAAAACGAGCTGAGCGGGTTGGCGGGCTGGTCGGGAGATCCTTCCGGGATCAGCCGCACGGCGGAGCTGGCCACCTTCCTGGACGCCATCGCCGTGGTGGACCGGGTCGCCGTCACCGCCGAGGAACTCGACCACCACCCGGACATCGACATCCGGTGGCGGACGCTGACCTTCCACTGCGTCACCCATTCGGCGGGCGGAGTCACGCATCGTGACGTGGCGCTGGCCCGACGGATCGACGAGATCATCCGGAGTGCCCGATGAGATTCGAGATCAGCAAGGTTCTGGACGCCATCGAGGGCCGCGTCTGCATCGACCCGTCCCTCGCCCGCGCCGTCGTCGACCTCGCCGAGGTGATCCGCTTCCAGGACCTGGACGGCGGTCGCCCGGCCAGCCTGCTCCGGCTCGGCATGGTGATCGACGCCCTCTCCCGTGAGTTGGAGGAGGACAGCGTCCAGGTCTACGCCGTGGTGCACCGGGCCCTGCTCTCCGACGCCGACCTGACCTCGAACGAGCGGATGGTGGTGCGGCGGTGGGCCGACGACGGGCTGGTCGAGGTGCTCGACAACCCCGGTGACCGGATGCTGGAGGTCGCCGACCTGCTCGGCCTCCCGGTGATCAGCCGGATGCGCTTCGACGGGCTGCGCGGTCGCTATCCGTGGCTGGTCGAGCAGCCGGGCCGGGTGGTCGCCCCGGTGCCGGGCCCCGGCGGGCCGGCGTTCGTGGCGCACGTCGGCGGCGGTGACGCACCGGTGGCGGGCAGCCGATCGGGGGCCGGGGTCAAGCTCCTGGCCCGCCGGTGGCGGTGCCCGGAGCCCGGCTGCACGCTCTTCGGCGGCGGTGGGGGCGGTGGAGCCTTCGCCGACCTCGCCCGGGTGCAGAGCAGCCCGGCCGGGCAGGCGCCGCCCACCCTGCGCGGCGGCGTACCGACGTGTCCCCGCCACGGCGCCCGGCTGAGCGACGCGGGTCCCCGTCCCCGGACGGAGGTGCTCGCGGTGCGGATCGGCGGCCTGGTGCGGCGTCGGTTCGTGCTGACCGACGAGCAGCCGGTGCTGGTGGGCCGGGCGCCCGACCGGGACGGCGGGATCGTGCTCGGGCAGTGGCTCAACGACGAGGCGCGGCGGTGGATCAGCCGCAACCACATCCAGCTGGAACTGCGGGTCGGCGAGATCATCGTGACCGACCTGAGCACCAACGGCTCGGGCATCCGCCCGGGCGGCTCGATGACCGAGTCGGACCGGATCCCGCTCGCCCCGCAGCAGTCCCGCGTGCTGGCCGAGAACGACATGGTGGAGCTCTACCCGGGGGTGCAGGTGGGCCGGGCCGAGGAGCTGCCGACCGGCGCGTCCTACACCCCGACCTCGGTCATGGCCGAGGCCCCGACGATGGCGATGCGCCTGCCCCGCCCCTGACCGGGGCGGGGCGGGCCGGGCCGGTCAGGCCGCCAGGATCGCGGCCAGCTGGGCCACCGCGTGGTCGATCTCCTCCTCCGTCACCACCAGGGGCGGGGCGAGGCGGATGGTCGAGCCGTGCGTGTCCTTCGCCAGGACGCCGCGCGCCGCGAGCCGCTCACACGCCTCACGGCCGGTCATCAGGGCCGGGTCGATGTCCAGGCCGGCCCACAGGCCGCGCCCGCGCACCGCGACGAGCCCCTTGCCGACGAGCGCGGTCAGGCCCTCGTGCAGCCGGGCGCCCAGCTCGGCCGAGCGGCGCTGGAACTCACCGGTCGCCAACAGCCGGACGACCTCGACCGCGACCGCGCAGGCCAGCGGGTTGCCGCCGAAGGTCGAGCCGTGCTGGCCGGGCTTCAGCACGCCGAGAACGTCGGCGTTCGCGGCCACCGCCGAGACCGGGACGATCCCGCCGCCGAGCGCCTTGCCCAGCAGGTACATGTCCGGGACGACATCCTCGTGCTCGCACGCGAAGGTGGCGCCGGTCCGGCCCAGGCCGGACTGGATCTCGTCGGCGATGAAGAGCACGTTGCGGTCGGTGCAGACCTGACGGACGCCCGGCAGGTAACCCTCCGGCGGCACCACGACGCCCTGCTCGCCCTGGATCGGTTCGAGCAGCACGGCGACCGTGTTCTCGTCGATCGCCGCGGTCAGCGCGTCCAGGTCGCCGTACGGCACCACGGTGAACCCGGGCGTGTACGGCCCGAAGTCGGCGCGCGCGTCCTCGTCGGTCGAGAAGCTCACGATCGTGGTGGTACGCCCGTGGAAGTTGCCCTCCGCGACCACGATGTTGGCCTGGCCGGCGGGCACGCCCTTGACCTGGTAGCCCCACTTGCGGGCCACCTTGATCCCGGTCTCCACCGCCTCCGCGCCGGTGTTCATCGGCAGGACCAGGTCCTTGCCGCACAGCGCGGCCAGCTCCCGGCAGAAGTCGGCGAACTGGTCGTGGATGAACGCCCGGCTGGTGAGCGTCAGCCGGTCGAGCTGGGCGTGCGCCGCGGCGATCAGCTGGGGGTGCCGGTGCCCGAAGTTCAGGGCCGAGTAGCCGGCCAGGAAGTCGAGGTAGCGCCGACCGTCGACATCGGTCAGCCAGGCGCCCTCGGCCGAGGAGATGACCACCGGCAGCGGGTGGTAGTTGTGCGCCGTCCAGCGCTCGGCGTCACGGACCGCGTCCGGAGTCCGCAGCATGTCGTCGACGATCACTTGCCTGCCTTTCCCTGTCGGAGCCGCAACGTGCAGCACTTCGGTCCGCCGCCGGCCTTACGCAGCTCGGACAGGTCGACACCGATGGTCTCGTAGCCCCGGTCACGCAGCTTGGCGGCCAGGTCGGTGGCCTGCGCCGGCAGCACCACGTGCCGGCCGTCGCTGACCGCGTTCAGGCCGAGCACCTCGGCGTCGGCCATCGTGGCGTGGACCGCGTCCGGGAAGAGCCGGCGCAGCACGGCCTGGCTGCCCGGCGAGAACGCCTCCGGCAGATAGGCCACCGTGTGCTCGTCGAGCACGGTCAGCGCGGTGTCCAGGTGGTAGAAGCGCGGGTCGACGAGCTGCATGGTGATCACCGGGTAGCCGAAGACCTCCTGCAGCTGCGCGTGCGAGGCGTGCGCGGTGCGGAAGCCGGTGCCGGCGAGCAGCAGGTCGCCGACGAGCAGCACGTCACCCTCGCCCTCGTTGACGTGCTTCGGGTCGTGCAGCTCGAAACCGGCCGACTCGAACCAGGCCCGGTAGGCGGGCGCCTCGTCGGCACGCTGCGGGTCGCGGAACTGCACCGCCATCGCCCGGCCGTCGATCACCGTGCCGCCGTTGGCCGCGAAGACCATGTCGGGCAGGCCGGGCACCGGAGTGATCTCCTCGACGGTGTGGCCCAGGTCGCGGTAGGTCTGCCGCAGCCCCTCCCACTGCCGGATCGCCAGGTCGGCGTCGACGGGCGCGGTCGGGTCCATCCAGGGGTTGATCGCGTAGTCCACGGCGAAGTACGTCGGCCGGCACATCAGAAAGCGCTGGCGGGTGGCGTCCATCGTCATCGTCCTGCTCCCACGGGGTCGGGCGCGCCCGGCCACCGTCGGCCCACGGGCTGGCGCCGATGCTCAACGTTATGCGGCGCCGGGGGGCAGGATCCACCGCTGAGACTTGCACAGGGCGGCTGTTCGTTGCGTCTGGACGGCAAGCATCGCCGAATCGTTGCGTCGGAGCGTGACCACGCGTCGGGCGACCCTACGCCGAGGCGCCGACGTACCGCACCCGCCGTGACCGTCCGGGCGGGTGCGGCACCCGCCCCGGACAGACTTCAGGGGCGGCGAACCGCCGCCCCTGAACGGGTGTCTGCCCGGCTGGTGAACCACCAGGCTGGTCGGGCTGCGCCGGTGAACCACCGGAGCTGGTCGCCGGCGCACCGCCGGCGAGCGGAACAGTGCCCGCTAGAAACGATCGACAAACTGTGAGTCAAGCCACTCGCGGAACCGCTGCACCCAGTCGCCGTCGGTGGTCGGCCAGTCGAACTGCCCGGTCATCGCGAGGATGCCGACCACGACCGCGCCGACCCCGAACGCGATGCCGAACAGCGCGTCGGTCTTCCCGGCGATGTGCCGCCGGCGGGTGGCGACCAGGCCGAGCACGGCGAGCACCGCGCCGACCGCGCCCAGCCCGATGCCGTACCCGGCGAGGGTGCCGGTCAGCACGAACAGGGCGCCGGCGACGCTGACCACCAGGCCCAGGGTGGCGAGCAGGCTGGCCCGGGGCTTCGGCCCGCGTGCCACCGGCTGCGCCGGCGTGACCGGGTCCGCGTCCGTGGCGGCCGGGCGGTCCCGGTCGGGGCGTACGGTCCGGTCCCGGTCGTCGCCCACCACCGTGGCGTCCCGGTCGGCGCGGGCGCCGGCCTCGGTCGGGCGGATGGTCGCCGCGCGGGCGACGGCGGCCCGCTCCGCCGCCCGCCGCTCGGTGTCGCTGGTCGGCTCCGGGTCGGTCACCGCACCGCCGCGGTACGTCGTCCGCTCGGCGTCCCGACCGGTCGGCACCCGGCCGGGGCCGGTCGGTGCCGTCGGGTCCACGCCGGCCGGTGCGGCCGGGCCGGTGGCGGCCGGCCGCGTCTCGTCCCGGCCGTCGACGGCCGGATTCGCGCGCTCGTTCTCGTCCCGCGTCGACGACGGCTCGGAGCGCCGCGACAGCGAAGGAATCTTCACCACAACACACCTCCTGAGGACTGCGGGGTGGCCGTGGAACGGGTGGCACCCACGCGTTACGTCCCCGGAATACCCCGCTGGTCGTTTTCCGACACCCGCTGCCGCTGGGCGGCCACCGCGGCGGCGATTCGTGATCGTTGCCGGCCCGGCGTTCCCGTCAGTCGTCGCCGAACGGGGGCAACGCCGCCCGCGCTAGGCTTGCCGGTCGTGCCAGAGGGACACACCATTCACCGCCTGGCGGCCCGCCACGCCGCGCTCTTCGCCGGCGACAAGGTGCACGCCAGCAGCCCGCAGGGCCGGTTCGCCGAGGGCGCGGCCCGGCTCAGCGGCACGGTGCTGGAGTCCACCGAGGCGTACGGCAAACACCTGCTGCACCACCACGCCGGCGAGCTGACCCTGCACGTCCACCTCGGGCTCTACGGGAAGATCACCGACGGCGAGGGTGAGCCGTCCGAGCCCGTCGGCCAGGTCCGGCTGCGGCTGACCAGCGACCGCCACTGGCTCGACCTGCGCGGTCCGACCGCCTGTGAGGTGCTCACCCCGCCCGAGGTCGCGGCGTTGCGTGCCCGGCTCGGCCCCGACCCGCTGCGCGCCGACGCCGACCCCGAGCGGGCGTACGCCCGGATCTCGCGCAGCCCCACGCCGCTGGCCGCGCTGCTGCTGGACCAGTCGGTGGTGGCCGGCACCGGCCTGATCTTCGTGACCGAGGCGCTGTTCCGCGCCGGCCTGCCGCCGACCCTGCCCGGTAAGCGGCTCGGCCGGGACGGATGGGAGCGGCTCTGGGCCGACCTGGTGGCGCTGATGTCCCAGGCGGTGGAGCGGGGCCGGATCGACACCGTCCGCGACGAGCACCTGCCGGAGGTGATGGGCCGGGCGCCCCGCGTCGACC
This genomic stretch from Micromonospora krabiensis harbors:
- a CDS encoding SCO7613 C-terminal domain-containing membrane protein codes for the protein MENSYPCPACGAPADLTGGCTGCRRPPDAEAAEVIRLDRDLAALGAEVERARLAYAEVAERFQRGRQRRAELAARVRARVAAPVVAMPPVLPMPAQSPPATLARPGRPETSARTVQGLLFVLGGLLLGTAAVVFTAVAWASVGIVGRALILAAVTALALAVPLVAVRQGLRGTAETVAAVGLLLVVLDGYAAWSVDLFGVAGWPGTRYAALVGGAGAAVAAGYARFSRLTGPWFAALVAVQPVLPLLVAEARPGADGWALTLVGVAVLDLALLLVLRRSSAGPAVVAGRVVTWTAFGAAVVAATGPALVSLAVGEAAGTPLLAGLPLLAVAAVLAGAALLTGDRTARWVGTGLLVPVLAAGLLRPVAELRPSLLLLAGGLVAVTLAGAVVLLPAGWRTGPRIAGLVVASGAAAPAALLTVGLAVNAVGRSLPPWRGAAPGPDVAWGWQLSVAVLLGLVAVTLLAPRAVRPVAGPVALALAVLAVPAGWPSPWPVAVALDLAGAAALLLLTVARRTRGATRATVVGVAAALLAGHGTLVAMAAPVGALAALGAVALLGVATAALGRRAEPVVPRTVTGPALAVALLAVPAAVPVALLAAGLPAWWQSRAALAAAGVLVAALLAVRRHWPDLSGYASTALAVALTLTGVAPVLVPAAEPLALYAALATLPLAVGLSSRAGAPFGRPAALPSAEATESGAGAGPPYPGRDAIPADVVLRVAGVLLLLVSGLAALPALLSALAAPYGRAVPVWSGVPAADPVPATLPAGLALVVSAIAVAVAARAVRATRAATLLAALPFAAAAPPVLLVAGGAPWPVTPAVTLLTGVATLLAVALVAPRPLAVPVGVPVGLPLVAAGLAGLVATRAGTLAGLGLLLVAATVAGAAGRHPAARIAGCLSAVAAGVAFAITAPLAGGLPLRDAAFAVLAVAALTLAAATSPLGDRRAVVRPVLDAAAQAVALVALLLTLGAPRHAAAVSALWGAAVGLRILRRGEPVHRRWVLAGIAGAGELLGVWLLLADGGVVLLEAYTLPAAALALAAGLVALRTRPGLTSWLALGPGLGAALLPSLASVLAAPDPQPWRRLLVGVAALAAVWGGATRRWQAPVLLGGATLTLLALHELARGWDLLPRWIFLAAGGLALIGLAATYERRRRDLHRLRAAVGRMG
- a CDS encoding fatty acid desaturase family protein, whose protein sequence is MVLAAVADPPVRRGSDYAQLSRRISQAGLLERRPGWYAVRIALTLGAFAAGWVAVVLVGESWWQPLLAVGLAVATTQVAFLGHDAGHRQMFRRRGPSEVVGLLAGNLAVGLSYGWWVDKHNRHHANPNHEDEDPDVGAGALVWTHEQALETRGFGRWLARRQAYLFFPMLLLEGLNLHVASIRAVVEREPGGAYRTPMRHRGAEALLLAVHTAGYLGVLLLVMSPVQALVFVAVHQGLWGLYMGCAFAPNHKGMPMPTAEDDFDFLRKQVLTSRNVRGGRFVDVALGALNYQIEHHLFPNMPRANLRRAQPLVRAYCAEQGIPYAETGLVESYRQALAHLHEVGRPLRG
- a CDS encoding Fpg/Nei family DNA glycosylase, yielding MPEGHTIHRLAARHAALFAGDKVHASSPQGRFAEGAARLSGTVLESTEAYGKHLLHHHAGELTLHVHLGLYGKITDGEGEPSEPVGQVRLRLTSDRHWLDLRGPTACEVLTPPEVAALRARLGPDPLRADADPERAYARISRSPTPLAALLLDQSVVAGTGLIFVTEALFRAGLPPTLPGKRLGRDGWERLWADLVALMSQAVERGRIDTVRDEHLPEVMGRAPRVDRHGGEVYVYRRPGDPCHVCGAQVRRGELAGRNLYWCATCQPA
- a CDS encoding 4a-hydroxytetrahydrobiopterin dehydratase; protein product: MADVLTAEAVENELSGLAGWSGDPSGISRTAELATFLDAIAVVDRVAVTAEELDHHPDIDIRWRTLTFHCVTHSAGGVTHRDVALARRIDEIIRSAR
- a CDS encoding DMT family transporter — translated: MKIPSLSRRSEPSSTRDENERANPAVDGRDETRPAATGPAAPAGVDPTAPTGPGRVPTGRDAERTTYRGGAVTDPEPTSDTERRAAERAAVARAATIRPTEAGARADRDATVVGDDRDRTVRPDRDRPAATDADPVTPAQPVARGPKPRASLLATLGLVVSVAGALFVLTGTLAGYGIGLGAVGAVLAVLGLVATRRRHIAGKTDALFGIAFGVGAVVVGILAMTGQFDWPTTDGDWVQRFREWLDSQFVDRF
- the ddaH gene encoding dimethylargininase, giving the protein MDATRQRFLMCRPTYFAVDYAINPWMDPTAPVDADLAIRQWEGLRQTYRDLGHTVEEITPVPGLPDMVFAANGGTVIDGRAMAVQFRDPQRADEAPAYRAWFESAGFELHDPKHVNEGEGDVLLVGDLLLAGTGFRTAHASHAQLQEVFGYPVITMQLVDPRFYHLDTALTVLDEHTVAYLPEAFSPGSQAVLRRLFPDAVHATMADAEVLGLNAVSDGRHVVLPAQATDLAAKLRDRGYETIGVDLSELRKAGGGPKCCTLRLRQGKAGK
- a CDS encoding FHA domain-containing protein, which translates into the protein MRFEISKVLDAIEGRVCIDPSLARAVVDLAEVIRFQDLDGGRPASLLRLGMVIDALSRELEEDSVQVYAVVHRALLSDADLTSNERMVVRRWADDGLVEVLDNPGDRMLEVADLLGLPVISRMRFDGLRGRYPWLVEQPGRVVAPVPGPGGPAFVAHVGGGDAPVAGSRSGAGVKLLARRWRCPEPGCTLFGGGGGGGAFADLARVQSSPAGQAPPTLRGGVPTCPRHGARLSDAGPRPRTEVLAVRIGGLVRRRFVLTDEQPVLVGRAPDRDGGIVLGQWLNDEARRWISRNHIQLELRVGEIIVTDLSTNGSGIRPGGSMTESDRIPLAPQQSRVLAENDMVELYPGVQVGRAEELPTGASYTPTSVMAEAPTMAMRLPRP
- the rocD gene encoding ornithine--oxo-acid transaminase codes for the protein MLRTPDAVRDAERWTAHNYHPLPVVISSAEGAWLTDVDGRRYLDFLAGYSALNFGHRHPQLIAAAHAQLDRLTLTSRAFIHDQFADFCRELAALCGKDLVLPMNTGAEAVETGIKVARKWGYQVKGVPAGQANIVVAEGNFHGRTTTIVSFSTDEDARADFGPYTPGFTVVPYGDLDALTAAIDENTVAVLLEPIQGEQGVVVPPEGYLPGVRQVCTDRNVLFIADEIQSGLGRTGATFACEHEDVVPDMYLLGKALGGGIVPVSAVAANADVLGVLKPGQHGSTFGGNPLACAVAVEVVRLLATGEFQRRSAELGARLHEGLTALVGKGLVAVRGRGLWAGLDIDPALMTGREACERLAARGVLAKDTHGSTIRLAPPLVVTEEEIDHAVAQLAAILAA